One segment of Gammaproteobacteria bacterium DNA contains the following:
- the lpxB gene encoding lipid-A-disaccharide synthase, translating to MLRIGMIAGESSGDQLGAGLMRAIRARVPDAEFEGAAGPAMIAAGCRPLVHAETLAVMGITEVLAHLPRLMRLRRRLYKHFLQHRPDVLIGIDMPDFNLGLESRLRKAGIRTVHYVSPSIWAWRARRVFKVGKAAELVLTLLPFEQPLYAQHGFHAVYVGHPLADRAPRSLDRGALRRGLHLPVEDALVALLPGSRFTEVERLLPVFLETAQWLANHLPQLRFAMPAASPALSRHIKNQVRMLVPDLPVTVIEGHAQEILGAANAALIASGTATLEAMLWRCPMVVAYRLSAGSYALVKGLGLLRVPHVALPNLLAGREVVPEFLQYRALPLNLGNAILRLLQDARARDAQLQSFAELERGLRLGANERAAAAVLALLQRPAATPQARTRSRADGAIS from the coding sequence ATGTTGCGAATTGGAATGATTGCAGGCGAAAGTTCCGGCGACCAGTTGGGGGCCGGGCTGATGCGCGCCATCCGTGCGCGCGTGCCGGATGCCGAATTCGAGGGCGCCGCGGGCCCGGCGATGATCGCGGCCGGTTGCCGGCCCCTGGTACACGCCGAGACGCTTGCGGTCATGGGCATCACCGAAGTGCTGGCGCACCTGCCGCGTTTGATGCGGCTGCGCCGGCGCCTGTACAAACATTTCCTGCAACACCGTCCCGATGTGCTCATCGGCATCGACATGCCGGATTTTAATCTCGGTCTCGAATCCAGGTTGCGCAAGGCCGGAATCCGCACCGTACATTACGTCAGCCCTTCGATCTGGGCCTGGCGCGCACGCCGTGTATTCAAGGTCGGCAAGGCCGCGGAGCTGGTGCTCACGCTGTTGCCATTTGAACAGCCGCTGTACGCGCAACATGGATTTCATGCCGTGTACGTCGGCCACCCGCTTGCGGATCGCGCGCCGCGCAGTCTGGACCGCGGCGCGTTGCGTCGCGGCCTGCATCTGCCGGTCGAGGATGCGCTGGTGGCCTTGTTGCCCGGCAGCCGTTTCACCGAGGTGGAACGCCTGCTGCCGGTGTTCCTGGAAACCGCGCAGTGGCTGGCGAACCACCTGCCGCAGCTAAGATTCGCCATGCCCGCCGCATCGCCGGCGCTCAGCCGCCATATCAAGAATCAGGTGCGCATGCTGGTGCCCGATCTTCCGGTCACCGTGATCGAGGGGCATGCGCAGGAGATTCTGGGAGCGGCCAATGCCGCACTCATTGCCTCCGGCACCGCCACCCTGGAAGCCATGTTGTGGCGCTGCCCGATGGTGGTCGCCTACCGCCTGTCCGCCGGCAGCTACGCGCTGGTCAAGGGCCTGGGACTGTTGCGAGTGCCGCATGTGGCCTTGCCGAATCTGCTGGCGGGCCGGGAGGTGGTACCGGAATTTCTGCAATACCGGGCGCTGCCGCTCAATCTCGGCAATGCCATACTGCGCCTGCTGCAGGATGCGCGTGCGCGCGATGCCCAATTACAGAGTTTTGCCGAGCTGGAACGGGGCTTGCGCTTGGGCGCGAACGAGCGTGCCGCCGCCGCGGTTCTCGCTCTGCTGCAACGACCGGCGGCGACGCCGCAGGCGCGCACGCGGTCGCGCGCCGATGGTGCGATCTCATGA
- the rnhB gene encoding ribonuclease HII, with protein MTQAHSHILVAGVDEAGRGPLAGPVAAAAVILRAAVPIAGLRDSKQLTAARRETLAAEIRALAVAWAVGWADAAEIDRINILQASLLAMQRAVMALAVTPQRVLVDGNVCPRLDCPTEARVQGDCSVAAISAASILAKVERDALMCRMDAEFPHYGFALHKGYPTPAHLRALASHGPCSIHRLSFAPVRRVLEH; from the coding sequence ATGACACAGGCACACAGCCATATTCTGGTCGCCGGCGTGGACGAGGCCGGACGCGGGCCGCTTGCCGGTCCGGTGGCCGCCGCCGCGGTGATTCTGCGCGCCGCAGTGCCGATAGCGGGATTGCGCGATTCCAAACAACTCACGGCCGCGCGCCGCGAAACGCTTGCGGCTGAAATTCGCGCGCTGGCCGTGGCCTGGGCAGTGGGTTGGGCGGATGCCGCGGAGATCGATCGCATCAACATCCTGCAGGCCTCGCTGCTGGCGATGCAGCGCGCGGTGATGGCATTGGCGGTGACGCCGCAGCGCGTGCTGGTGGACGGCAATGTGTGCCCACGCCTGGACTGCCCGACAGAGGCGCGCGTGCAGGGCGATTGCAGCGTAGCCGCGATCAGTGCCGCGTCGATTCTTGCCAAGGTTGAACGCGACGCGCTCATGTGCCGCATGGATGCGGAATTTCCGCATTATGGTTTTGCGCTGCACAAGGGTTATCCGACGCCGGCACACCTGCGGGCGCTCGCAAGTCACGGACCCTGCAGCATCCACCGCCTTTCATTCGCGCCGGTGCGGCGCGTCCTGGAGCACTGA